The nucleotide window ACCCGGCCGACGACAATGCAGGACCACGTCAGGCTCCGGGCGTAATGCGATGGAAATCCGCATCGGCGGACGAGTACTCAGGGGAGATGCTGTAGGTTAGCCGGGAGACCGAGGCTTGGCAATCCGCGGTAACGCGTCTTCACCAAGGGTCCACCCGTCGAGGACGGGGCCGTCCACGAGACTGACGGAGGTTTCGACGCGGGTGGCGCCCGCACGCCAGGTCAGGCGGAGCATCTGCGTGCCGAGAATCCATTGGGCCATCCCCTGCGACCCCTGGACCGTGGCCGGACGGGGGCCGAACGCCGCCTCGATCTCGTCCCGCCAGCGCACGAAGTCGGCGGTGGGGAGGGTGGCCGACACCGTCACCACGCCGGTGACGCTGTCGATCGCGGCCAGCCAGATGGACACCGGGGTGTCCGCCACCGGGTCGGCCACCTGCGCGCGGCACTCCTGCAGCCGGGGGTCGGCCGTGCTGCGCTGGCAGGAGAGTCCCGCGCCGAGGAGCAGCCGGACCTGTGCGTCGGTGGACGCCAGCGACACACCGGCCCGGAAGCCGTAGAACGAGAGGTCCGCGTTCTGCGCGCCGGAGGGCGACGCGGCGCACAGGCTCACCAGCGCCAGGATGGTTCCCTGCAGCGCGGAAATCAGGCCTTCCGAACGTTGGCCGCCTGCAGCCCCTTGGGACCCTCCACGATATCGAACTCGACCGCGTCGCCCTCGGCCAGGGAACGGAACCCCTCCATGGTGATCGCGGTATGATGCACG belongs to Gemmatimonadales bacterium and includes:
- a CDS encoding cold shock domain-containing protein, yielding MAKGTVKWFNDAKGFGFIAQEGGKDVFVHHTAITMEGFRSLAEGDAVEFDIVEGPKGLQAANVRKA